The following proteins are encoded in a genomic region of Flammeovirga pectinis:
- a CDS encoding alanine/glycine:cation symporter family protein, giving the protein MQHLNDILSLIDSYIGGSYWFVALLLLTGLFFTVYLQFPQIRFFKHAIDVVKGKYDEKDDEGDTSHFQALATALSGTVGTGNIAGVALAIHLGGPAALFWMVVTAFFGMTTKFVEVTLSHKYREKTADGTMAGGPMYFMKNKLNMNWMAVLFAIATVLSSFGTGNLPQVNSIASSMFATFGVEQYITGAVLSVMLAFVILGGIKRIASVTEKLVPIMAVIYFIGCLAVIFYNFENIPSSIARVVGDIFSGTSATGGFLGATLAFAFNRGVNRGLFSNEAGQGSAPIAHASAKTKEPVSEGMVAILEPFIDTIVICSLTGLALLSSNVWREKVDNTFQQTDMQVLNTVYDDSKNNPNNDREKLAYHISGEETLPVFDGELNVVNGTIKNTVTLIHARSLAEDVKVTYQGQPYSGHLKVTKGKVQWKDGLVITGKSLIHSAPLTSLAFSRSYFGEYGKYIVTIGLLLFAFSTAISWSYYGDRAMTFLFGSASVKYFRIVYVGAFFIGSFADTTIIWTLSGITIALMTIPNLIGLLILRKDMKDSLNTYWDHMENKFGIKR; this is encoded by the coding sequence ATGCAACATTTAAACGATATTTTAAGCCTTATAGATAGTTATATTGGTGGGTCCTATTGGTTCGTAGCCTTACTATTACTAACAGGTTTATTTTTTACTGTCTACTTACAATTTCCACAAATTCGTTTCTTTAAACACGCAATAGATGTGGTTAAAGGTAAATACGACGAAAAAGATGATGAAGGAGACACTTCTCACTTTCAAGCTCTAGCAACTGCTCTTTCTGGAACAGTTGGAACAGGAAATATTGCAGGTGTAGCACTTGCAATTCATTTAGGTGGACCTGCAGCACTATTTTGGATGGTAGTTACTGCCTTTTTTGGTATGACAACAAAGTTTGTAGAAGTAACATTATCTCATAAATACAGAGAAAAAACGGCAGATGGTACAATGGCAGGTGGCCCAATGTATTTCATGAAAAACAAGCTAAACATGAATTGGATGGCTGTTTTATTTGCTATTGCTACAGTATTATCTTCTTTTGGAACAGGTAATTTACCACAAGTAAATAGTATTGCTTCTTCTATGTTTGCCACTTTTGGAGTGGAACAATACATTACTGGAGCAGTATTATCTGTAATGTTAGCCTTTGTAATTTTAGGAGGTATTAAGAGAATTGCTTCGGTAACAGAAAAATTAGTTCCGATTATGGCTGTCATCTATTTTATTGGATGTCTAGCAGTTATTTTCTATAATTTTGAAAATATTCCTAGTTCAATTGCAAGAGTAGTAGGTGATATTTTTAGCGGTACATCTGCAACAGGTGGTTTCTTAGGTGCAACATTAGCTTTTGCTTTTAATAGAGGTGTCAATAGAGGGTTATTCTCTAATGAGGCAGGACAAGGTTCTGCTCCGATTGCTCACGCATCTGCAAAAACAAAGGAGCCTGTATCAGAAGGTATGGTTGCTATTTTAGAACCATTTATAGATACAATTGTTATCTGTAGTTTAACAGGTTTAGCATTGCTTTCATCAAATGTTTGGAGAGAAAAAGTTGACAATACTTTTCAACAAACAGATATGCAAGTTTTAAATACAGTTTACGACGATAGCAAAAACAACCCTAATAACGACAGAGAGAAGTTAGCTTATCATATTAGTGGAGAAGAAACTCTTCCTGTTTTTGATGGAGAGTTAAATGTTGTAAACGGTACAATAAAAAATACAGTTACTTTAATTCATGCTCGTTCTCTTGCTGAGGATGTAAAAGTTACTTATCAAGGACAGCCTTATTCTGGCCATCTAAAAGTAACTAAAGGTAAAGTACAATGGAAAGATGGGTTAGTAATAACAGGTAAATCTTTAATACATAGTGCTCCTCTTACAAGTTTAGCATTTAGTAGAAGTTATTTTGGAGAATATGGTAAATACATTGTAACAATAGGTCTTTTACTCTTTGCCTTCTCAACGGCTATTTCTTGGTCGTACTATGGAGATAGAGCCATGACTTTCTTATTTGGAAGTGCTTCTGTTAAGTATTTTAGAATTGTATATGTTGGAGCTTTCTTTATCGGATCTTTTGCAGATACTACTATAATTTGGACTCTCTCGGGCATTACAATTGCTCTAATGACTATTCCTAACCTTATTGGTTTATTAATTTTAAGGAAAGACATGAAAGATAGTTTAAATACTTATTGGGATCATATGGAAAATAAATTCGGCATCAAGAGATAG
- a CDS encoding helix-turn-helix domain-containing protein — protein sequence MSERIEFIQGSSTTLFRQLEEIYNVKTVDNQIVVENSSLNLTFNVLQPFDGIEIIIHKIKFFVDTEYIVKGSEIDNYIYFKFNYKASDTIQLLDDVYDYQSNDNGMSIYSTGIPLIINYKVGDVAEWVSVRISKDYYHNKLSFLANYIGEVFNKENPWAVFDIVPLKVYLSLKEIMNQEHGSRILKNGIIVSKVIECLAYFLDRVIDRERLEKPNQTIHPDDLILMSTIKNELLSLNVKTPSLTDLSKQYGISVSKLKRDFNSVFGTSVHKFHLDYKLETSRILLTSQSYSITEVSRKLGFSRVSKFSLAFKNKFGYSPKDIAQKFQK from the coding sequence ATGAGTGAAAGAATAGAATTTATTCAAGGTTCGTCAACTACCTTATTTAGGCAGTTAGAAGAAATTTATAATGTGAAAACTGTTGATAATCAGATAGTAGTTGAAAATTCTTCATTAAACTTAACCTTCAACGTTCTTCAGCCATTTGATGGGATTGAAATAATAATTCATAAAATAAAATTCTTTGTTGATACTGAATATATTGTAAAAGGGAGTGAAATTGATAATTATATTTATTTCAAGTTCAATTATAAAGCGAGTGATACTATACAGCTATTAGATGATGTATATGACTATCAAAGTAACGATAACGGAATGTCAATTTACTCAACTGGAATACCATTAATAATCAATTATAAAGTAGGAGATGTAGCTGAATGGGTTTCAGTAAGAATTTCCAAAGATTATTATCATAACAAGTTGTCTTTTTTAGCAAATTATATTGGAGAAGTCTTTAACAAAGAAAATCCATGGGCAGTTTTTGATATCGTTCCGTTAAAGGTGTATTTATCTTTAAAAGAAATAATGAATCAAGAGCATGGATCAAGAATATTAAAAAATGGTATTATCGTTTCAAAAGTGATTGAATGCTTAGCGTATTTTTTAGATAGAGTTATTGATCGAGAACGTTTAGAAAAACCAAATCAAACTATTCATCCTGATGATTTAATTTTAATGTCAACTATAAAAAATGAGTTACTATCGTTGAATGTTAAAACTCCTTCATTAACAGATTTAAGTAAACAGTATGGGATATCAGTATCTAAGCTTAAACGAGATTTTAATAGTGTTTTTGGTACTTCAGTTCATAAATTCCATTTAGATTATAAATTAGAAACATCGCGTATATTATTAACGTCTCAATCTTATTCAATTACAGAGGTATCAAGGAAGTTAGGTTTTTCTAGGGTGTCAAAATTTTCTTTGGCTTTTAAAAATAAATTTGGCTATTCACCAAAAGATATAGCTCAAAAGTTTCAAAAATAA
- a CDS encoding DUF1214 domain-containing protein: MKKTIFSILIGLMSTLSFAQFESNNGVPTKQESNALYDQMDLQRATQLYLWAIPTIGEKGWENANIDAGASNDGQFVLYTGREGVAGILTPNQTVQYVIAFYDFNKLGPAVWEIPKGKTAGYVADAWQRPIIDCGITGNDKGQGTKLLVIGPGQDVPSDTKGYTVVHCPTSIVWFGTRNMEVDQKERRRVNNEFTAYPLDQPNLKGRPMLEKKGDAFIQAQPHGMLFWENLNEVIQREVVQERDRFFLAMLKNLGIEKGKPFLPNERQKRILIEGEKLGYQMAINNSFRKRVEKGIWWDDPSNNWRVALVNNANQKTEYYDQLDERASWFHEAIGSTNAMVCSKPGPGSVYVGQYYDENNKGFDGGGNYILHIPKDVPASQFWSVCIYESHNRILIPNGTDKSEVNSSNNLVQNKDGSFDVFIGPNCPKGMEKNWVKTLEGQNWFTYFRIYGPQQAWFDKTWKLDNIKENK; encoded by the coding sequence ATGAAAAAAACTATATTTTCTATTTTAATTGGACTCATGTCAACACTTAGTTTTGCTCAATTTGAATCCAATAACGGCGTACCAACCAAACAAGAAAGCAACGCATTATATGATCAGATGGACTTACAAAGAGCTACACAACTCTATTTATGGGCCATACCAACTATTGGAGAAAAAGGTTGGGAAAACGCAAATATTGATGCAGGAGCTAGTAACGATGGGCAATTTGTACTTTACACCGGAAGAGAAGGAGTAGCTGGTATATTAACTCCAAACCAAACTGTGCAGTATGTAATTGCCTTTTATGATTTCAATAAATTAGGACCTGCTGTTTGGGAAATACCTAAAGGAAAAACTGCGGGCTACGTTGCTGATGCTTGGCAAAGACCAATTATTGATTGCGGTATAACTGGTAATGATAAAGGGCAAGGCACTAAATTATTAGTTATAGGACCAGGACAAGATGTACCAAGCGACACTAAAGGGTACACTGTTGTGCATTGCCCTACTTCAATTGTTTGGTTTGGTACTAGAAATATGGAAGTTGACCAGAAAGAAAGACGTAGAGTAAATAATGAATTCACTGCTTACCCACTAGATCAACCCAATCTTAAAGGTAGACCAATGCTAGAAAAAAAAGGGGATGCTTTTATTCAAGCTCAACCTCACGGTATGTTATTTTGGGAAAATCTAAATGAAGTAATTCAAAGAGAAGTTGTACAAGAAAGAGATCGCTTTTTCTTAGCAATGCTTAAAAATTTAGGTATTGAGAAAGGGAAACCTTTTTTACCAAACGAGCGTCAAAAAAGAATTCTTATTGAAGGTGAAAAACTAGGATACCAAATGGCTATCAATAACTCTTTCCGCAAAAGGGTTGAGAAAGGAATTTGGTGGGATGATCCTTCTAATAACTGGAGAGTTGCACTTGTAAATAATGCCAATCAAAAAACTGAGTACTATGATCAATTAGATGAAAGAGCCTCTTGGTTTCATGAAGCAATTGGTTCTACAAATGCAATGGTTTGTTCAAAGCCAGGTCCAGGTTCTGTTTATGTAGGACAATATTATGATGAAAACAACAAAGGCTTTGATGGTGGTGGAAATTATATTTTACATATACCAAAAGATGTTCCTGCTAGTCAATTTTGGTCTGTTTGCATTTATGAATCACATAATAGAATTTTAATTCCTAATGGAACTGATAAGTCAGAAGTAAATTCGAGTAATAATCTAGTCCAGAATAAAGATGGTTCTTTCGATGTTTTCATTGGACCAAATTGCCCTAAAGGAATGGAGAAAAATTGGGTTAAAACTTTAGAGGGTCAAAATTGGTTTACATACTTTAGAATTTATGGACCTCAACAAGCTTGGTTTGATAAAACATGGAAGCTTGATAACATCAAAGAAAATAAATAG
- a CDS encoding endonuclease MutS2, producing the protein MLYPVNLEEKLGFDKLREILKDKCNGAVGRSYVDKMRFTSDPRFIRQRIAQVDECVRIYASGESFPHSGFIDVENYLDKAEIINAFLLEDELFDLKTAFTTLKDCLTFFNTADPTLYPELVRVSEVVEFNPMILSDIDMILDDKGKIRDNASPELVQIRKALLKELSSLRSRTASVLQQMKKSGYAKDDAIPTLREGRIVVPVPAEHKRHVTGFVHDASSTGQTVFIEPQELLQLNNSIKDLELRERQEVIRILTEITNKIRPQIPGLKKGNNYLGIIDFINAKANFAMIQESIKPVIVDEPLIAWYHVAHPLLLWSFMEQSKQDQVVRQKIELDEERGRILIISGPNAGGKSIAMQTVALVQYMFQCGMLVPMVEGSKMGIFEDIMMDYGDDQSLENDLSTYSSHLTNMRAMLTKGSEKSLITIDEFGSGTEPELGGVIAESILEQMNRQQMWGCITTHYANLKFYAEKEVGLQNGAMRYDVEKLQPLYKLEQGQPGSSFALEIAQKIGLPKKVVNIARHKAGRKKINMEELLRNLEEEKKEFSQKNSEVRRLEQKLKSAKEKFEIRSIELQNKKQSIINKAREDAQKVLDTANKKIEHTIKEIRESNAEKEKTKKLRQNMENFRVSNQPTKGNDKAKKEEVSYEVIGGTITIGDAVRVKGQPTIGEVISLSPKEAEIIIGDLRTKVKLNRLERISKKEFRKEVREKSIGVSAASSITQKRVDFKSQLDLRGKRAEEVMYDLDDFMDSAIMLGETSVRIVHGKGTGALREVVRNHLRTFKGIKNVADDHPDRGGAGVTVVTLR; encoded by the coding sequence ATGTTATATCCAGTAAATTTAGAAGAGAAACTTGGTTTCGATAAACTGAGAGAAATTTTAAAGGATAAATGTAATGGAGCAGTTGGGCGTAGTTATGTAGATAAAATGCGTTTTACTTCTGATCCTCGTTTTATTAGACAACGTATTGCTCAAGTAGATGAGTGTGTACGTATTTATGCTTCGGGAGAATCTTTCCCTCATTCTGGGTTTATTGACGTAGAAAACTACCTTGATAAAGCTGAAATAATAAACGCTTTTCTATTAGAAGATGAACTGTTTGATTTAAAAACAGCTTTTACAACTTTAAAAGATTGTCTTACTTTCTTTAATACTGCAGACCCGACACTATACCCAGAATTGGTTAGAGTGAGCGAAGTAGTAGAGTTTAATCCTATGATTTTATCTGATATCGACATGATATTAGATGATAAAGGAAAAATTAGAGATAATGCATCTCCAGAATTAGTACAAATAAGGAAAGCATTACTTAAAGAATTATCTAGTTTAAGATCACGTACAGCATCTGTTTTACAGCAGATGAAAAAAAGTGGTTATGCAAAAGATGATGCAATTCCTACTTTAAGAGAAGGCCGTATTGTTGTTCCAGTTCCTGCAGAACATAAAAGACATGTTACGGGTTTTGTTCATGATGCATCATCTACAGGGCAAACAGTTTTTATTGAGCCGCAAGAATTATTACAACTCAATAATTCAATTAAGGATCTTGAGTTAAGAGAGCGACAAGAAGTTATTCGTATTCTTACTGAGATTACTAATAAAATTAGACCTCAAATACCTGGACTTAAAAAAGGAAATAATTACTTAGGAATTATTGATTTTATTAATGCAAAAGCAAATTTTGCAATGATTCAGGAATCAATTAAACCTGTAATTGTAGACGAGCCTTTAATTGCATGGTATCATGTTGCTCATCCACTTTTACTTTGGTCGTTTATGGAACAAAGTAAACAAGATCAAGTAGTACGTCAGAAAATTGAACTTGACGAGGAACGTGGTAGAATCTTGATTATTTCTGGACCGAATGCAGGAGGTAAATCAATTGCCATGCAAACAGTTGCTTTGGTACAATACATGTTCCAATGTGGAATGTTAGTACCAATGGTAGAAGGATCTAAAATGGGTATTTTTGAAGATATAATGATGGATTATGGCGATGATCAATCATTAGAAAATGACTTATCTACCTATTCTTCTCATCTAACAAATATGAGAGCAATGCTAACAAAGGGTAGTGAGAAATCTTTGATAACCATTGATGAATTTGGGTCTGGAACTGAACCAGAATTAGGTGGAGTGATTGCAGAATCAATTTTAGAACAAATGAACCGTCAGCAAATGTGGGGTTGTATTACAACTCACTACGCTAACCTGAAATTTTATGCAGAAAAAGAGGTTGGTTTACAAAATGGAGCAATGCGTTACGATGTTGAGAAACTACAACCACTGTATAAATTAGAGCAAGGCCAGCCAGGTAGTTCGTTTGCTTTAGAAATTGCACAAAAAATTGGCTTGCCTAAAAAGGTAGTTAATATAGCACGACATAAGGCAGGGCGTAAAAAGATTAATATGGAAGAATTACTTCGTAATCTTGAAGAAGAGAAGAAGGAATTTTCTCAGAAGAATAGTGAGGTACGTCGTTTAGAACAGAAATTAAAATCTGCCAAAGAAAAATTTGAAATAAGATCAATAGAGCTTCAGAATAAGAAGCAATCAATTATAAATAAAGCAAGAGAAGACGCTCAAAAGGTTTTAGATACTGCTAATAAAAAGATTGAACATACTATTAAAGAAATCCGTGAGTCGAATGCTGAAAAGGAGAAAACTAAAAAGCTTCGTCAAAACATGGAAAACTTTAGAGTAAGTAATCAGCCAACAAAAGGCAATGATAAAGCTAAAAAGGAAGAGGTTTCTTACGAAGTGATAGGGGGGACAATTACCATCGGTGATGCTGTTCGAGTAAAAGGACAACCAACTATTGGCGAAGTTATTTCTTTATCACCTAAAGAAGCTGAAATTATAATTGGTGATTTAAGAACGAAAGTGAAGTTAAATCGCCTTGAACGAATTAGTAAGAAAGAATTTAGAAAAGAAGTTCGAGAAAAATCAATTGGTGTTAGTGCAGCTTCTAGCATAACGCAAAAAAGAGTCGATTTTAAATCTCAACTTGACCTTAGAGGAAAAAGAGCTGAAGAGGTAATGTATGATTTAGATGACTTTATGGATTCAGCAATTATGCTTGGAGAAACTTCTGTAAGGATTGTACATGGCAAAGGTACAGGAGCTTTAAGAGAGGTGGTTCGTAATCACCTTAGAACATTTAAAGGAATTAAAAATGTAGCAGATGATCACCCAGATAGAGGTGGAGCAGGAGTGACTGTTGTTACATTGAGATAA
- a CDS encoding DUF3109 family protein yields the protein MIVVDKVVLSDDMMSEEFVCNLDKCKGACCVEGDLGAPLNEDELEQIESVYEKVKPYMSPEGIAEVEKQGKYIKDFEGDFSTPTINNRECAYAIYDDKKYLHCAIEKAFLDKKIEYRKPISCYLYPARITKYDAYDAVNYDRWEICSDACVLGKELKVPVYKFLKGPFTAKYGAEWYAKLEKEIEDMKENLR from the coding sequence ATGATTGTAGTAGATAAAGTAGTATTGAGTGACGACATGATGTCGGAAGAATTTGTTTGTAATCTTGATAAGTGTAAAGGTGCATGTTGCGTTGAAGGTGACTTAGGTGCTCCTCTAAACGAAGATGAACTAGAACAAATTGAATCTGTATATGAAAAGGTTAAGCCTTACATGTCTCCAGAAGGTATTGCAGAAGTAGAAAAACAAGGGAAGTATATTAAAGACTTTGAAGGCGATTTTTCTACACCTACTATTAATAATAGAGAATGTGCATACGCAATCTACGATGATAAAAAGTATTTACATTGTGCTATTGAGAAAGCATTTCTTGATAAAAAGATTGAATATAGAAAACCTATCTCCTGTTATCTTTACCCAGCAAGAATTACAAAATATGATGCTTACGACGCTGTTAATTATGACCGTTGGGAAATTTGTTCTGACGCTTGTGTTTTAGGTAAAGAATTAAAAGTTCCTGTCTACAAGTTTTTAAAAGGACCATTTACAGCTAAATATGGTGCAGAATGGTATGCTAAATTGGAGAAGGAGATTGAAGATATGAAAGAAAATTTAAGATAA
- a CDS encoding 2,3,4,5-tetrahydropyridine-2,6-dicarboxylate N-succinyltransferase, protein MTRQQLIEQAWDDRALLEQQEYIDAVKATVEELDKGTLRCAEPIADGWQVNEWVKKAVIMFFPLAKMETIKVGPFEFHDKIPLKTDYAAKGVRVVPHAIARYGSFVNKGVIMMPSYVNIGAYVDSGTMVDTWATVGSCAQIGKDVHLSGGVGVGGVLEPVQAAPVIIEDGAFVGSRCILVEGVHIGKEAVLGANVTLTASSKIIDVTGPEPVEYKGYVPPRSVVIPGSYTKKFPAGEFSVGCAIIIGQRKESTNRKTSLNDALRENNVSV, encoded by the coding sequence ATGACTAGACAACAATTGATTGAGCAAGCGTGGGATGACCGTGCTTTATTAGAACAACAAGAATATATTGATGCAGTTAAAGCAACTGTAGAAGAATTAGATAAAGGTACATTAAGATGTGCTGAACCAATAGCCGATGGATGGCAAGTTAACGAGTGGGTTAAAAAAGCAGTAATTATGTTTTTCCCTCTTGCTAAAATGGAAACAATTAAGGTTGGTCCATTCGAATTCCATGATAAAATTCCATTAAAAACTGATTATGCAGCAAAAGGTGTACGTGTAGTACCTCATGCAATTGCTAGATATGGTTCATTCGTAAATAAAGGTGTAATTATGATGCCTTCTTACGTTAATATTGGAGCTTATGTTGATTCTGGTACTATGGTAGATACTTGGGCAACTGTTGGTAGCTGTGCACAAATTGGTAAAGATGTTCACCTTTCTGGTGGTGTTGGCGTTGGTGGTGTATTAGAACCAGTACAAGCTGCTCCTGTAATTATAGAAGATGGTGCTTTTGTTGGATCTCGTTGTATCCTAGTAGAAGGTGTTCATATTGGTAAAGAAGCTGTTTTAGGTGCAAATGTAACTTTAACTGCTAGTTCTAAAATTATTGATGTTACAGGTCCAGAACCAGTAGAATACAAAGGTTATGTACCTCCACGTTCTGTTGTAATTCCTGGTAGCTATACTAAGAAATTCCCAGCAGGAGAATTTTCTGTAGGTTGTGCTATTATTATTGGTCAACGTAAAGAAAGTACTAATAGAAAAACATCTCTAAACGATGCTTTAAGAGAGAATAATGTTTCTGTATAA
- a CDS encoding DUF1269 domain-containing protein has product MKSYKKLIVAIYQNEKTADHEFSVLSKKEKQDELDLKAYTVVSKSESGKTTIHDTEGRDAFWGAVVGGLVGMLIGPVGAIYGAALFAAEVFAGSVAAGLGVGALAGWVNSDALKIPNDLLTDIKKSLKPGSSAIVAVVEEDWVEEVEAVLEPQSEMLHHYQFTDSVVEKFEKDWEIFEKEQKVVS; this is encoded by the coding sequence ATGAAATCTTACAAAAAACTAATTGTCGCAATCTATCAAAATGAAAAAACTGCAGACCACGAATTTAGTGTGCTTTCTAAAAAAGAAAAGCAAGATGAACTAGACTTGAAGGCTTACACTGTTGTAAGTAAATCTGAGTCGGGTAAAACTACTATCCATGATACCGAAGGGAGAGATGCCTTTTGGGGAGCAGTAGTAGGTGGTTTAGTAGGAATGTTAATTGGCCCTGTTGGTGCAATTTATGGAGCAGCATTATTTGCAGCAGAAGTATTTGCAGGTTCTGTAGCAGCGGGCTTAGGAGTAGGAGCTTTAGCAGGCTGGGTAAACAGTGACGCTCTAAAAATTCCAAATGATTTATTAACTGACATCAAGAAATCTCTAAAACCCGGTAGCTCTGCAATTGTTGCTGTAGTAGAAGAAGATTGGGTAGAAGAAGTAGAAGCAGTTTTAGAACCTCAATCAGAAATGCTTCATCATTATCAATTCACAGACTCTGTAGTAGAGAAGTTTGAGAAAGATTGGGAGATCTTTGAGAAAGAACAAAAAGTGGTTTCTTAA
- a CDS encoding glycoside hydrolase family 10 protein, giving the protein MRHFFLNIIFLTASSLCFAQETSVQKREFRGVWVATLNAIDWPYSEKDSADQQKEDFISLLDFHQKRGINAVIVQVRSSADVIYPSNIEPWCSSLSGKMGEAPKPFYDPLAFMIAETHKRGMEFHAWVNPFRAVTNIQSVKVSSDHVYKKHPEWILKYHNLAILNPGIPAARKYIESVIEEIISNYDIDALHFDDYFYPYPDHGEIKADRAAYRKYRAGNESIRDWRRANVNTFIEDIHALIIEKRPSLKFGVSPYGVWRNVRDDQNGSPTRSGYTSYDHLYADVRLWLQNGWIDYVAPQAYQSTKHRNIPFKELITWWSENSFGRHLYAGHATYRVQTSLEKGWRDNSEMPSQLYHTRSSEQIHGSVFYNSTSLLYNQGGMADSLKNIYKVPALLPLMPWIDGTNPNPPEKPSIAVGDEGIELKWQNSLVAEDGDLATSYVIYSTKAGKLPNINDPREILCILSGNVSSYIDKRSLDLEKYTYLISALDRIHNESEAVLPIYPKEQNVILPAPFNEDMIVELNEAILKATWEVVDRVVDSQGITMIKEVN; this is encoded by the coding sequence ATGAGGCATTTTTTTTTAAATATTATTTTTTTAACGGCATCTTCCTTATGTTTTGCACAAGAAACGTCGGTTCAAAAAAGAGAGTTTAGGGGTGTATGGGTAGCAACTTTAAATGCTATTGATTGGCCTTATAGCGAAAAAGATTCTGCAGATCAGCAAAAAGAGGATTTTATCTCGTTATTAGATTTCCATCAGAAGCGAGGTATAAATGCAGTAATTGTACAAGTACGTTCAAGTGCAGATGTTATTTATCCGAGTAATATAGAGCCTTGGTGTTCTTCTTTATCGGGTAAGATGGGAGAGGCGCCTAAACCATTTTATGATCCTTTGGCATTCATGATTGCTGAAACACATAAAAGAGGAATGGAATTTCATGCTTGGGTAAATCCTTTTAGAGCAGTTACAAACATTCAATCTGTAAAAGTGTCTTCAGACCATGTTTACAAAAAGCATCCAGAATGGATATTGAAATACCATAATTTGGCTATTCTAAACCCTGGTATTCCAGCAGCAAGAAAATATATTGAGTCTGTAATAGAAGAAATAATTTCTAATTATGATATAGATGCTTTACATTTTGATGATTACTTCTATCCATATCCAGACCATGGTGAAATTAAGGCAGATAGAGCAGCTTACAGAAAATATAGAGCAGGTAATGAGAGTATTCGTGATTGGAGGAGAGCAAATGTCAATACATTCATAGAAGATATTCATGCTTTAATTATTGAAAAAAGACCATCGTTAAAATTTGGAGTGAGTCCTTATGGAGTTTGGCGAAATGTAAGAGACGATCAAAATGGTTCACCAACAAGGTCGGGTTATACATCATATGATCATTTATATGCGGATGTTCGCTTGTGGTTACAAAATGGATGGATTGATTACGTAGCACCTCAGGCGTATCAAAGTACAAAACATAGAAATATTCCTTTTAAAGAGTTGATTACATGGTGGTCAGAGAACTCATTTGGGAGACATCTTTATGCAGGGCATGCAACTTACAGAGTGCAGACAAGTTTAGAAAAAGGATGGAGAGATAATTCAGAAATGCCTTCTCAATTGTATCATACAAGATCATCAGAACAGATACATGGTAGTGTTTTTTACAATTCAACATCACTACTTTATAACCAAGGAGGAATGGCAGATTCTCTAAAAAATATTTATAAGGTGCCTGCATTATTACCATTAATGCCTTGGATTGATGGTACAAATCCTAATCCACCAGAAAAGCCATCAATAGCTGTAGGAGATGAGGGAATAGAATTAAAATGGCAAAATTCTTTAGTTGCAGAGGATGGAGATTTAGCAACAAGTTATGTTATCTATTCTACAAAAGCGGGTAAACTACCTAACATTAATGACCCAAGGGAAATACTGTGTATACTATCTGGTAACGTATCTTCTTATATTGATAAGCGATCTTTAGATCTAGAAAAATACACTTATTTAATTTCTGCATTAGATAGAATACATAACGAGAGTGAAGCAGTTTTACCAATTTACCCAAAAGAACAAAATGTAATACTTCCAGCTCCTTTTAATGAAGATATGATTGTTGAATTAAATGAAGCAATTTTAAAAGCTACTTGGGAAGTTGTTGATAGAGTGGTTGATAGCCAAGGAATTACAATGATTAAAGAAGTTAATTAG